Proteins from a genomic interval of Medicago truncatula cultivar Jemalong A17 chromosome 3, MtrunA17r5.0-ANR, whole genome shotgun sequence:
- the LOC112420043 gene encoding uncharacterized protein, translating to MERMSFPVLWRKWIKECVSTATASILVNGSPTDEFPLERGLHQGDPLSPFIFLLAAEGLNIIIKSVVARNIFEGYKVGAPASVPVTHLQFADDTLILGVKSWANVRAMRAILVLFETMSGLKVNFNKSMLVGVNVSDSWLFEAASVLHCRVGRVSFMYLGLSIGGDPRRLIFWEPLLRSIKSRLSGFNSQFLSFGGRKLSWVSWTTICSRREYGGLGVREFNIALLGKWCWRLLVERSSLWYRVLVARYGEEDGRLAVGGRRVPFRVRFRRLFDLAIDKSCTVAHMFSSGWDVGGVGWRWSRRLWVWEEEMLGECTILLRNVSLQIGVRDTWRWLLDHSTGYTISSAYQLLTSQDIPQVEGAPALRLLRNRLPTRQNLVHRGILSDTAAGCLLGCGAVETSQHLFISCDFYGSLWSLVRAWLGVSRPDPCFVSDHFLQFTHSAGSSIDQLLDKVKWHSLWWLKASHAVFVFGSDLWWSRPLDCLGLG from the exons ATGGAGAGAATGTCTTTCCCTGTTCTCTGGAGAAAATGGATTAAGGAATGTGTTTCGACTGCAACAGCTTCAATCTTAGTTAATGGTAGCCCAACTGATGAGTTTCCTTTAGAGAGGGGGTTACACCAAGGTGATCCTCTTTCcccttttatttttctgttagCAGCCGAGGGGTTGAACATTATTATTAAGTCTGTGGTAGCCAGAAACATCTTTGAGGGCTATAAAGTTGGGGCGCCCGCTTCTGTGCCAGTGACACATCTTCAGTTTGCTGATGATACTCTGATCCTTGGAGTTAAGAGTTGGGCGAATGTCCGGGCTATGCGCGCGATTTTGGTCTTGTTTGAGACTATGTCTGGTttgaaagtaaattttaataagaGTATGCTGGTGGGTGTAAATGTCTCTGATTCCTGGTTGTTTGAGGCAGCCTCTGTTCTCCATTGTCGAGTGGGGAGAGTGTCGTTTATGTATTTGGGCCTCTCTATTGGTGGTGATCCGCGTCGATTAATTTTTTGGGAACCTCTTTTGCGTAGTATTAAATCGAGATTGTCTGGTTTCAATAGTCAGTTTTTATCGTTTGGTGGCCG GAAGCTCTCGTGGGTTAGTTGGACCACTATTTGTTCTCGGAGGGAGTATGGAGGTTTGGGGGTGCGGGAGTTTAATATTGCGTTATTAGGCAAATGGTGTTGGCGTTTGTTGGTTGAGAGGAGTAGTTTATGGTATAGGGTGTTGGTGGCGCGGTATGGTGAGGAGGATGGGAGGTTGGCGGTTGGGGGCCGGAGAG TGCCTTTTCGTGTGCGCTTTAGGCGCCTTTTTGACCTGGCGATTGATAAGTCATGCACGGTCGCTCACATGTTCTCTAGTGGGTGGGATGTGGGGGGAGTGGGTTGGAGATGGAGTCGGAGAttgtgggtgtgggaggaggagatgcTGGGGGAGTGTACTATTTTACTTCGTAATGTTTCTTTGCAGATTGGTGTTAGAGATACTTGGAGATGGTTGCTGGATCACTCGACAGGTTATACAATTAGTAGCGCCTATCAGTTGTTGACTTCTCAGGATATCCCTCAGGTCGAAGGTGCACCTGCGTTG AGGCTGTTGCGGAATCGCTTGCCGACACGGCAAAATCTGGTTCATCGTGGAATCCTTTCAGATACTGCTGCTGGTTGTTTGTTAGGGTGCGGAGCTGTGGAGACTTCTCAGCATTTATTCATATCTTGTGATTTTTATGGTTCATTGTGGTCTCTTGTTCGGGCGTGGCTTGGTGTCTCTCGACCTGATCCATGTTTTGTTTCCgatcattttcttcagtttacTCATTCAGCAG GTAGTTCCATTGATCAGTTGTTGGATAAGGTCAAATGGCATTCTTTGTGGTGGTTAAAAGCTAGCCATgccgtttttgtttttggttctgaTTTGTGGTGGTCAAGACCTTTGGATTGTTTGGGTCTTGGCTAA